The window ATCAATTGTAGATGGAGGTAAATTTCCTTGACCTAAAGCCTCTATTACTAGACCATCAATTCTCATTGATTTAAGTGCCTCGAAAATCGAAGAATCCATCCCAGAATAAGCTTTTAATAGCATGACATTTTTATTTACTTCCGTTATTTTGTATTTATCTTGTTGAATAGGCATATGATGGAATGATACGCCACGCTTCGTAACTAACCCGATAGGTCCGTATTGTGGACTTTGAAAAGTCGCAATGTTACTTGTATGTGTTTTTGTAACATTTTTGGCAGTATGCACTTCGTCATTTAATACGACTAATACGCCTTTTCCAATTGCACTTTCACTCGAAGCAACTTTAATCGAGGAGAGTAAATTGTACGGTCCATCAGATCCGAGTTCATTACTAGATCTCATCGCTCCCGTTAAAACAATTGGTACATTAGCTTTTGTCGTTAAATCTAGGAAAAATGCGGTTTCCTCAAGTGTATCCGTTCCGTGTGTAATAACAACCCCATCATATGACTTTTCTAGTACTTGCGCATCAATAAATTGAGCAAGCTTCAACATATGACTTGGTGTTATATGTGGTGATGGCAAATGGAATAATTCACAATCTTCGATAATTGTGTTTGAATCTGTTACAAGTGGGTTATTAACAAGTGGATTGGCAGCTCCAGGGGAAACAGCCCCTGTATGTTCATCTTCTTGCATAGAAATAGTACCACCAGTATGTATGACTAATATTTTTTTCTTCAAGTTGTTCATCCCCTTAGTTTTCATTTTTTTGGGAAAATGAAGACAAGTTGTTTTCATCAATAACATATCATGTTACCATTAAAAAAAATAGATAGAAATGAGGCTTTTTTCATGGTAGCCATTATTTCAGCAGGAATAGCTCCTGGTTTCGCACTTTTATCTTATTTCTATTTAAAAGAACGATTTAACTCAGAAGCCGTTCCTACCTTAATTCGGTTGTTTATCTTCGGCTCTATACTTGTCTTTCCACTAATGTTTATTCAATATGTACTAGAATTTGAGTTGGCAATAAAATCAGCATTTATTCAATCTTTTTTTATTTCTGCACTTTTAGAAGAATTTTTTAAATGGTTTATATTAATTTACCTCGTATATCAACATGTGAAATTTGAACAAAGATATGATGGAATTATATACGGAGTTACCATTTCTTTAGGATTTGCAACGGCGGAAAACATTTTGTACTTGTTTGCTAATGGCATTGAATTTGCACTTGGGAGAGCGATTTTACCTGTATCAAGTCATGCGCTATTTGGTGTAATAATGGGCTATTATCTTGGGCGAGCAAAATTCAAAACCGATAAGAAAAAAATAAGTTTTTGGCTAAGTTTAGCTCTAGTTTTACCATTTTTATTACATGGTACATATGATTTTATACTTCTTTCAGGCAAACACTGGGGCTTTTATATGCTACCTTTCATGATATTTTTATGGTGGCTTGGTTTGCACAAAGTAAAAAAAGCAAAAAAATACTCACTATAAAAGGACCTTCATTTAAGTAAAGTTACTAAATGAAGGTCCTTTTTTGTTTTTATACTTAAAGTAAAATAACCCTATATTGAAACTTTCTTTCTTAAAATGTATAAAATACCAACTTCTACAAAAAATACTTTTAACAGAGTAAGTTTCATAATACGATTACTTATACGAAAAACGAATTAAACAATTTATCCCTTTAGTAAAAGCGCTTTATTAAACGAACATTATATGCTTAGTAAGGGATATCAATTCATTTTTCACTAAACGAACCGTGATTATGAAATTAATTCGACCCATGCTTATTGAAAGTAAAAGGAGGAAACGAAAGTGAAACGAATAGCAATATTTTCATGCCTGTTCCTTTTTTGTTTTAGTTTGTTTATTATAAATCAACCACAAGTTGGGGCATTTTCACAACAAATTATTCAAAGGGGAGCTACAGGTGATGACGTTATTGAGTTGCAATCTCGCCTCCAATATAACGGCTATTACCACGGTAGAATTGATGGAGTTTATGGCTGGTCTACCTATTGGTCAGTTAAAAATTTCCAACAAGAATTTGGTTTAGATGATGTGGACGGATTGGTTGGTCCAAAAACGAAAGATATGTTAGAAAGAGCAACAAAATTCAATAAAGATTGGGTACATCAAAATTTAAAAAACGGAAAAAGGTTCACTCATTACGGTGGAATGCCATTAGAGCAACAAGTTGCACCGGTACCTGAAACTGTTGAAAAAGCTAAAAAAGCAGCACAAACACAATGGGCAAAACAAAAGCCTAAATTTCAACAACCGCCAGACCAACAACAGCAACAACCGCCAGACCAACAACAGCAACAACCGCCAGACCAACAACAGCAACAACCGCCAGACCAGCAACAGCAACCGCCAGACCAACAACAGCAACAACCGCCAGACCAGCAACAGCAACAATCGCCAGAACAGCAGCAACAGCCAGACCAACAACAGCAACAACAACCAGAACAACAACCAGAACAACAACCCGCTCAACAAGAAGATGATACAGAAGAAGCGGATGAAACACCGACTGCTATGAACATGCCGGGTGGTTTTTCTGAAAATGATATTCAATTAATGTCCAATGCTGTATATGGAGAAGCAAGAGGAGAGCCGTTTGAGGGTCAAGTTGCAGTTGCTGCAGTGATTATCAACAGATTAAATAGCCCTACTTTTCCTAATACAGTCTCAGGTGTCATATTTGAACCGTTAGCATTTACTGCAGTTGCGGATGGTCAGATTTGGTTAACACCGAACGAAACAGCAAGAAGAGCGGTGCTAGATGCAATTAATGGCCAAGATCCTTCAGAAGGTGCAACATACTATTTCAACCCAGATACTGCAACAAGTGGATGGATTTGGGGTCGACCACAAATAAAAAGAATCGGAAAACATATTTTCTGTGACTAAAGAGGGTGATATTCAATGTTAAGACTTGTAATAATCGCTGTGTTGACTGTAGCGGTTGTAGGTACAGGATATTGGGGATATCAAGAGCATCAAGATAAAAATGCTGTCCTCATCAATGCAGAAAACAATTATCAACGTGCGTTTCATGACTTAGTTTATCATTTAGATTTACTCCAAGATAATATCGGTACAACGCTTGCGATGAGCTCAAGAGAACGACTATCTCCATCACTAGCTGAAGTTTGGAGAATAACATCAGAAGCTCAAAACGATGTAGGACAACTTCCTCTTGCGTTAATACCATTTAACAAAACAGAAGAATTCTTATCCAATATCGGTACGTTTAGCTATAAAGTAGCTGTTCGTGATCTAACAAATGAACCGTTATCTAGTGATGAATACAATACGTTGGAACAATTGTATTCAAAAGCAGGAGAAATTCAACAAGAACTAAGAAAAGTCCAAAATTTAGTTATTAAAAATAACTTAAGATGGATGGATGTTGAACTTGCACTTTCTGCACAAAATCAACCTCAAGATAACACTATCATTAATGGCTTTAAAACAGTAGAGAAAAACGTAGAGGGATATGAAGAAGCAGATTTTGGTCCAACTTTTACATCCCTTTCTAACTCAGACGAAGGTTTTAAATATTTACGTGGAAAAAAAATTAATGAAAATCAAGCAAAAGAAATAGCGATAAAATTTTTAAGTCTTGAAGGAGATGAAAAAATTCGCGTAACAGAAAGTGGAGAAGGTGCAAACGAAGGTTTTTATAGTGTGACAATCATTGATAAAGATGAAAAAGATACGTATATGGATATAACAAAAAAAGGTGGCTATCCAATTTACGTCATACAAAACCGTGAAATTAAGAAAAAGAATATAAGCTTGAATGATGCTGCCAATAAAGCTCGCGAGTTTTTAAAAGACAATAACTTTGATAGCTTAGATTTATATGAATCAATGGAGTATGATAATGTCGGTGCTTTCACTTTCGTTTCGGAAGTAGAGGGTGTAAGAATATATTCAGATGCAATTCGTATGAAAATTAGTCTTGATAGTGGAGAAATTGTTGGTTTTTCTGCTAAAGACTACTTAATGGCACATCACACTCGTGACATTCCAGAGCCGGGTATTTCAATAGAAGAAGCAAGAGACTCCATTAATGAAAAAGTATCAATCATGGAAAATCGTTTAGCGGTAATCAATAATGACTTTGGTGAAGAAGTACTTTGTTACGAATTTATGGGAACAATAAATGACGACACCTATCAAATCTTTATAAACGCTGATAACGGCCGTGAAGAAAGCGTAGAAAAACTAAAAAACGCAGAACCTTTATATGATTTATAAGCCAAAAACGGAAAAGCAATAATCTGCTTTTCCGTTTGTTTTTTTGCTCTTTTTGTATTTATTAAACATTTAGTGACTTGCAGCGGAAGGCACTGGACTCCTGCGGGAAGTAGAGCGAAGCGTGAGCCCCACAGGCGGTACGCCGAGGAGTAGTTTTTTCACGATAGTGAAAATTAACCTTCCGCTGCGCTCCCCGCGGAAAGCCAGTGCCTGTAGCGGAAAGGAACGGTCATTATTGAAAATTTTATGAGTTATAGTAAAAACCGGTAATAAAGTCTTATCTTACACAATAATGACAAATACCCTTCACAATTCCGATTATGAATGGTTTAATGGAAATAGGATATTAGAACTACTAAAAAATTAATTGCTAGTAAGAAAGTGGGGAACTGTAGTGTTAAAAGAAGGCTTAACTTTGACACTTATTATCCATAATGAAAATGGAAATGATAAATATCGTTGTAAAGTACAAGAAGTCGGTAATTCCGAATTACTAATAGATTACCCAATTCACCTTTTTACAGAGAAAACTACTTTCTTAATGAATGGTACTCCTGTTACCGCTTCTTTTGTTGCAGAAGAAGGTGCTGCATATGAATTTTCTTCTGAAATAATCGGAAGAACAAAAAAAGCTATACCACTAATAAAACTATTACTACCTCCAAAAGAAACGTTTACAAAGATTCAAAGGAGAGAA is drawn from Bacillus alkalisoli and contains these coding sequences:
- a CDS encoding asparaginase codes for the protein MKKKILVIHTGGTISMQEDEHTGAVSPGAANPLVNNPLVTDSNTIIEDCELFHLPSPHITPSHMLKLAQFIDAQVLEKSYDGVVITHGTDTLEETAFFLDLTTKANVPIVLTGAMRSSNELGSDGPYNLLSSIKVASSESAIGKGVLVVLNDEVHTAKNVTKTHTSNIATFQSPQYGPIGLVTKRGVSFHHMPIQQDKYKITEVNKNVMLLKAYSGMDSSIFEALKSMRIDGLVIEALGQGNLPPSTIDGIRSLLADNIPVVLVSRCFNGIVQDIYGYEGGGRRLKELGLIFSNGLNGQKARIKLLVTLEKTNDSEQLQALFLK
- the prsW gene encoding glutamic-type intramembrane protease PrsW, whose product is MVAIISAGIAPGFALLSYFYLKERFNSEAVPTLIRLFIFGSILVFPLMFIQYVLEFELAIKSAFIQSFFISALLEEFFKWFILIYLVYQHVKFEQRYDGIIYGVTISLGFATAENILYLFANGIEFALGRAILPVSSHALFGVIMGYYLGRAKFKTDKKKISFWLSLALVLPFLLHGTYDFILLSGKHWGFYMLPFMIFLWWLGLHKVKKAKKYSL
- the sleB gene encoding spore cortex-lytic enzyme, which gives rise to MFLFCFSLFIINQPQVGAFSQQIIQRGATGDDVIELQSRLQYNGYYHGRIDGVYGWSTYWSVKNFQQEFGLDDVDGLVGPKTKDMLERATKFNKDWVHQNLKNGKRFTHYGGMPLEQQVAPVPETVEKAKKAAQTQWAKQKPKFQQPPDQQQQQPPDQQQQQPPDQQQQQPPDQQQQPPDQQQQQPPDQQQQQSPEQQQQPDQQQQQQPEQQPEQQPAQQEDDTEEADETPTAMNMPGGFSENDIQLMSNAVYGEARGEPFEGQVAVAAVIINRLNSPTFPNTVSGVIFEPLAFTAVADGQIWLTPNETARRAVLDAINGQDPSEGATYYFNPDTATSGWIWGRPQIKRIGKHIFCD
- the ypeB gene encoding germination protein YpeB; its protein translation is MLRLVIIAVLTVAVVGTGYWGYQEHQDKNAVLINAENNYQRAFHDLVYHLDLLQDNIGTTLAMSSRERLSPSLAEVWRITSEAQNDVGQLPLALIPFNKTEEFLSNIGTFSYKVAVRDLTNEPLSSDEYNTLEQLYSKAGEIQQELRKVQNLVIKNNLRWMDVELALSAQNQPQDNTIINGFKTVEKNVEGYEEADFGPTFTSLSNSDEGFKYLRGKKINENQAKEIAIKFLSLEGDEKIRVTESGEGANEGFYSVTIIDKDEKDTYMDITKKGGYPIYVIQNREIKKKNISLNDAANKAREFLKDNNFDSLDLYESMEYDNVGAFTFVSEVEGVRIYSDAIRMKISLDSGEIVGFSAKDYLMAHHTRDIPEPGISIEEARDSINEKVSIMENRLAVINNDFGEEVLCYEFMGTINDDTYQIFINADNGREESVEKLKNAEPLYDL